In Mastigocladopsis repens PCC 10914, a single window of DNA contains:
- a CDS encoding thermonuclease family protein, which produces MAQKTLCFGIVKQIKQALLVLCTAILIFSLLGCDRIFGPSGDLVERVSDGDTLAVKDAKGDNFNVRFACVDAPEIAHSKKEKQSKSSLARDQFDWGAKAQERVQQLVKQGGDRVKLNIVDSDRYGRKVAEVRLSDGTFIQEVLVREGLALVYRSYLNKCPSKDVIQLAETEAKESRRGVWSDSKFVKPWEYRSLYK; this is translated from the coding sequence ATGGCACAGAAAACATTGTGCTTTGGTATTGTGAAACAAATAAAACAGGCGCTGCTTGTGCTTTGTACAGCTATCCTCATTTTTAGTTTACTAGGCTGTGACCGAATTTTCGGTCCCTCTGGTGATTTAGTGGAACGAGTCAGTGATGGCGATACTCTCGCGGTGAAAGACGCTAAGGGAGACAATTTCAATGTGCGGTTTGCATGTGTGGATGCACCGGAAATCGCGCACTCCAAAAAGGAAAAACAAAGTAAAAGTTCTCTTGCTCGCGATCAATTTGATTGGGGTGCGAAGGCGCAAGAACGAGTACAGCAACTAGTCAAACAAGGAGGCGATCGCGTGAAATTGAATATTGTTGACAGCGATCGCTACGGGCGCAAAGTGGCTGAAGTGCGTTTGTCTGATGGGACTTTTATCCAAGAAGTATTAGTCAGAGAGGGGTTAGCGCTTGTTTACCGTTCTTATTTAAACAAGTGTCCCAGTAAAGATGTTATTCAACTAGCCGAAACTGAGGCAAAAGAAAGTCGGCGAGGAGTTTGGAGTGATTCTAAATTTGTGAAGCCTTGGGAATACAGAAGTTTGTACAAGTAA
- a CDS encoding transposase — MTQGKLLEFLEDIGISMSAGHLSNLLIKNHPCFESEKSEIYEAGLASSPWQQFDQTGARVAGVNYTTNVVCNPLYTVYFTTPNKDRLTVLKGLQNGRELEFLLNQLTFSLLEAFQLPTKWKNSLKLLPQETVFSCTDFNTLLDTYLPKLGSVQRTRVLEAAAIAFYHQQRDWPVVQALVCDDAPQFKLLTDDLALCWVDEGRHYKKLSPLVAYHQQALDKFLDDFWDYYRELLTYRDFPSAEVARELKSKFWKLFDTKSGYEQLDERKRLTVAKASELLLVLEHPELPLHNNPAELAARTMVQRRNVSYATQTTEGTQAWDTFMSLVATTRKLEISFFEYMRDRISQIRAIPSLAQVIREKSSLIPLGWSWQLESLPTPNY, encoded by the coding sequence ATGACCCAAGGCAAACTGTTAGAGTTTTTAGAGGATATTGGCATCTCCATGTCAGCAGGGCATTTGTCCAACCTGTTGATCAAAAACCACCCTTGTTTTGAAAGCGAGAAAAGTGAAATCTATGAAGCTGGGCTAGCTAGCAGTCCCTGGCAGCAGTTTGACCAGACTGGTGCCCGTGTTGCTGGAGTCAACTATACCACCAATGTAGTGTGTAACCCTTTGTATACGGTCTACTTTACAACTCCCAACAAAGACAGATTAACTGTACTGAAGGGATTACAAAACGGACGAGAACTAGAGTTTCTTCTTAACCAACTCACCTTCTCACTCCTGGAGGCTTTCCAACTACCGACTAAATGGAAGAATTCTCTAAAACTCTTGCCTCAAGAAACTGTATTTAGCTGCACAGACTTTAATACACTACTTGATACATATCTACCCAAATTAGGCTCTGTCCAACGTACTCGTGTTTTAGAAGCAGCCGCAATCGCCTTTTATCATCAGCAAAGAGATTGGCCAGTGGTGCAAGCTCTCGTATGTGATGATGCTCCTCAGTTCAAGTTACTCACTGATGATTTGGCTTTATGCTGGGTAGATGAGGGACGACATTATAAGAAGTTAAGTCCACTGGTTGCTTATCATCAACAAGCCCTTGATAAATTCTTGGATGATTTCTGGGATTATTACCGAGAATTACTCACTTACAGAGATTTTCCCAGTGCAGAAGTCGCACGAGAACTAAAGTCTAAATTCTGGAAACTTTTTGATACAAAAAGTGGTTACGAACAGTTGGATGAACGAAAACGATTAACTGTTGCCAAAGCTTCAGAACTGCTTCTAGTTTTAGAGCATCCGGAATTACCCCTGCATAATAATCCTGCTGAATTAGCTGCTAGGACTATGGTGCAGCGACGTAATGTTAGCTATGCAACTCAGACAACTGAGGGAACTCAAGCTTGGGATACTTTTATGTCTCTTGTGGCTACTACTCGCAAGTTAGAAATCAGCTTTTTTGAGTATATGCGTGACCGTATTTCTCAAATTCGAGCAATCCCCTCTCTTGCCCAAGTTATTCGCGAGAAATCTTCTCTCATTCCATTGGGCTGGTCGTGGCAGCTTGAATCACTGCCTACCCCAAATTATTGA
- a CDS encoding leucine-rich repeat domain-containing protein, translating to MTEEQLLQTIDRANTEQASKLNLNKNQLSSLPEVIGQLHNLRSLDLSNNQLSSLPEVIGQLQDLRSLDLSFNQLRSLPPQIDKLKKLESLNLSGNPQLTRLPEKIGKLKNLRSLNLSKNQLSRLPEVIGQLEKLQSLDLSAIGLMSLPPQIVQLKKLRSLNLSTNLLSELPPEIRQLQKLRSLNLSNNQLSSLPEVIGQLQDLRSPLYVSFNLLSSLPPQIDGLKNLESLNLSLNQLNSLPPQIGQLKNLQLLDLSDNPLSSLPPQIGQLDKLESLDLSDNKLSSLLREIGELQNLQLLDLSDNQLSSLPEQIGELKKLRSLNLSGNQLSNLPLKNSQLENLRSLDLTNAKLSGADLTGFNLSKAHLCGADLSEAILNMAILKIPKENIDDKTNFGSKWKKVWEILNEEGAVGQNLSGWDLTEAYLTGANFSKADLSRADLRGSNLTEANFSEANLSGADLRKSDLTGALFVKTTIEDTNLEYCRIYGISVWNLKGEPKNQKSLIVTSVDIKNQITVDDIEVAQFIYLLLENKKIRNIIHAATTKVVLILGRFLPERKEILDALKDELREKHGYIPVIFDFVKSDNRGFNETVNAIAHLARFVIADLTSPRIVPQEIQILIPSIPSLPVQLILQKGERSLSTNSDLVNYGNLLKQYKYLNKTELLSSIKSKIIDPANKLADKLIRKRVKE from the coding sequence ATGACTGAAGAACAGTTGCTGCAAACAATTGACAGGGCAAACACAGAACAAGCAAGCAAACTCAACCTCAACAAAAACCAACTGAGCAGCCTGCCGGAGGTAATCGGTCAACTCCACAACCTGCGATCGCTCGACCTCAGCAACAACCAACTGAGCAGCCTGCCGGAGGTAATCGGTCAACTCCAAGACCTGCGATCGCTCGACCTCAGTTTTAACCAACTGAGGAGCCTGCCGCCGCAAATCGATAAACTTAAGAAGCTGGAATCGCTCAACCTCAGCGGCAACCCACAACTGACGAGGCTGCCGGAGAAAATCGGTAAACTCAAGAACCTGCGATCACTCAACCTCAGCAAGAACCAACTGAGCCGCCTGCCGGAGGTAATCGGTCAACTCGAGAAGCTGCAATCGCTCGACCTCAGCGCCATCGGACTGATGAGCCTGCCGCCGCAAATCGTTCAACTCAAGAAGCTGCGATCGCTCAACCTCAGCACCAACCTACTGAGCGAACTGCCGCCAGAAATCCGTCAACTCCAGAAGCTGCGATCACTCAACCTCAGCAACAACCAACTGAGCAGCCTGCCGGAGGTAATCGGTCAACTCCAAGACCTGCGATCGCCGCTCTACGTCAGTTTTAACCTACTGAGCAGCCTGCCGCCCCAAATTGATGGACTCAAGAACCTGGAATCGCTCAACCTCAGTCTTAACCAACTAAACAGCCTGCCGCCCCAAATCGGTCAACTCAAGAACCTGCAATTGCTCGACCTCAGCGACAACCCACTGAGCAGCCTGCCGCCCCAAATCGGTCAACTCGATAAGCTGGAATCGCTCGACCTCAGCGACAACAAACTGAGCAGTCTGCTGCGGGAAATCGGTGAACTTCAGAACCTGCAATTGCTCGACCTCAGCGACAACCAACTGAGCAGTCTGCCGGAGCAAATCGGTGAACTCAAGAAGTTGCGATCGCTCAACCTTAGCGGCAACCAACTGAGTAACCTGCCGCTGAAAAACAGTCAACTCGAGAACCTGCGATCGCTCGACCTCACTAATGCTAAGTTGAGTGGGGCTGACCTCACTGGTTTTAACCTCAGTAAAGCCCACCTCTGTGGGGCAGATCTCAGCGAAGCCATCCTCAATATGGCGATCTTAAAAATTCCTAAAGAAAATATTGATGATAAAACAAATTTCGGTTCAAAGTGGAAAAAGGTTTGGGAAATTCTTAACGAGGAGGGAGCAGTTGGTCAAAACTTGAGTGGTTGGGATCTCACAGAAGCCTATTTAACAGGAGCAAACTTCAGCAAAGCCGACCTCAGTAGGGCAGATCTCAGGGGGTCCAACTTAACAGAAGCAAACTTCAGCGAAGCCAACCTCAGTGGGGCAGATCTCCGTAAGTCCGACTTAACAGGAGCTTTGTTTGTCAAAACAACAATTGAGGATACCAACTTGGAGTATTGCAGAATCTATGGTATTTCAGTTTGGAATCTGAAAGGAGAACCGAAAAACCAAAAAAGTCTAATTGTCACCTCTGTAGATATCAAAAATCAAATTACAGTAGACGATATTGAAGTTGCACAATTTATCTATCTATTACTTGAAAATAAAAAAATCAGAAATATAATCCACGCAGCGACTACAAAAGTTGTTCTTATTCTGGGTAGATTTTTACCAGAACGCAAAGAGATACTGGATGCCCTTAAGGACGAACTCAGAGAAAAACATGGCTACATTCCTGTAATATTCGACTTTGTTAAATCTGATAACAGAGGTTTCAATGAGACAGTTAATGCTATTGCTCATCTGGCTCGTTTTGTCATTGCTGACTTAACAAGTCCTAGGATAGTTCCCCAAGAAATACAAATACTAATTCCATCTATTCCCTCACTTCCGGTTCAACTAATCTTACAAAAAGGTGAGCGTTCTCTCAGTACCAATTCAGACTTGGTAAATTACGGGAACTTATTAAAACAGTACAAATATTTAAACAAGACAGAACTATTATCCTCAATAAAATCTAAAATCATCGATCCTGCGAACAAATTAGCCGATAAGTTGATAAGGAAAAGAGTTAAAGAATAA
- a CDS encoding caspase family protein: protein MPRRALVVGINSYDSFGKLNGCVADAEAMGKLLQRNQDGSPNYECRILLDSMENGKPITRVKLREVCQKLFSSDFRGDILFYFSGHGYLSSFLGGYLCSSDATKDDWGVPMEEIVNMASHSQASDILIILDCCHSGDIANPALLKSGNNSNPLAVLREDMTVLAASRDTQVSIESGGRGLFTSAICDALEGGAADHMGWVTAASVYSYVERRFGSWDQRPIYKSYATKVTVLRQCAPLIERIKLYKLLELFPEQTYQYPLDPEHEPEDENGNLHEPVNHEKVAIAKLFKEYRDSGLLKASIPGEQLYWTARRSHTVELTARGREYWWLIKNHKI, encoded by the coding sequence ATGCCCAGACGTGCTCTTGTAGTTGGAATTAATAGCTACGATTCCTTTGGCAAACTAAATGGATGTGTAGCTGATGCTGAAGCAATGGGCAAATTGCTTCAGCGCAATCAAGATGGTAGTCCCAATTATGAATGTCGGATTTTGCTTGACAGTATGGAGAACGGTAAACCAATTACACGGGTTAAACTACGAGAAGTCTGTCAAAAACTATTTTCCAGCGATTTTAGAGGAGACATTCTGTTCTACTTTTCTGGGCATGGCTATCTGTCTTCGTTCTTGGGTGGGTATCTCTGCTCCTCCGATGCCACTAAAGATGACTGGGGCGTTCCGATGGAAGAAATCGTCAATATGGCATCCCACTCTCAAGCTAGTGATATTCTCATCATCTTGGATTGCTGCCACAGTGGCGACATTGCAAACCCTGCTCTCTTAAAATCGGGGAATAACTCAAACCCACTTGCGGTTCTGCGAGAAGATATGACCGTTCTTGCCGCCTCCCGCGATACTCAAGTCTCAATCGAATCGGGTGGACGGGGTTTATTTACCAGTGCCATCTGTGACGCCCTAGAGGGAGGTGCAGCTGACCACATGGGATGGGTGACTGCTGCATCGGTTTACTCCTATGTCGAACGCAGATTTGGCTCCTGGGATCAACGTCCCATTTACAAATCCTACGCCACAAAAGTAACAGTGCTCCGCCAATGTGCCCCTCTGATCGAGCGCATTAAACTATACAAGCTCCTGGAATTATTTCCAGAACAAACTTACCAGTATCCGCTCGATCCGGAACACGAACCGGAAGATGAAAATGGGAATTTGCATGAACCTGTGAATCACGAGAAAGTTGCGATCGCAAAATTATTCAAAGAATATCGAGATAGCGGACTCCTCAAAGCTTCAATACCGGGAGAGCAGCTTTACTGGACTGCTCGCAGAAGCCATACCGTAGAACTGACAGCACGAGGACGAGAATACTGGTGGCTGATAAAGAACCACAAGATCTAA
- a CDS encoding MOSC domain-containing protein — protein sequence MSPYLAAISIYPIKSLDRVDVNQAKILESGALQHDREFAIFDEQGHFVNGKRNAKVHLLRSRFDAEFKTLSLHIQGTDQKAIFHVDNEQILLEAWLSDYFGFAVKFVQNTITGFPDDTNAKGPTVISTGTIEEVASWYPEISVDEMRLRLRANIEIGGVPPFWEDQLFTEAGGFVQFQVGEVLFEGINPCQRCVVPARDSQTGKLTTNFQKIFVSRRKESLPPWTTPTRFNHFFRLSVNTNIPASEAGKVLNKGDELRILGISESDQS from the coding sequence ATGTCACCCTACCTTGCAGCGATTTCTATTTACCCGATAAAATCTCTCGACAGAGTTGATGTAAATCAAGCAAAAATTCTTGAAAGCGGCGCACTTCAGCATGACCGAGAATTTGCCATATTTGATGAGCAAGGTCATTTTGTCAATGGAAAGCGCAATGCCAAGGTTCACTTGCTGCGTTCAAGGTTTGATGCTGAATTCAAAACACTCTCGCTACACATTCAAGGGACTGACCAAAAAGCTATTTTTCACGTTGATAATGAGCAAATCCTGCTGGAAGCCTGGTTAAGCGATTACTTTGGCTTTGCAGTTAAATTTGTGCAAAACACGATAACTGGCTTTCCAGACGATACTAATGCTAAAGGACCCACTGTGATAAGCACAGGCACAATTGAAGAAGTCGCTTCCTGGTATCCTGAAATCAGTGTCGATGAAATGCGACTCCGCCTACGAGCAAATATAGAGATTGGTGGAGTCCCACCGTTTTGGGAAGACCAATTATTTACTGAAGCTGGGGGTTTTGTTCAATTTCAAGTGGGAGAAGTCTTGTTTGAAGGGATAAATCCTTGTCAGCGTTGCGTTGTTCCCGCAAGAGATTCTCAGACAGGGAAACTAACAACCAATTTTCAGAAGATATTTGTGAGTAGGCGTAAGGAGTCTCTACCACCTTGGACAACGCCAACCCGCTTTAATCATTTCTTCAGGTTAAGCGTGAATACAAATATACCTGCATCAGAAGCAGGAAAAGTTTTAAATAAAGGTGATGAGCTCAGAATTCTTGGTATCAGCGAAAGCGACCAAAGCTAG
- the murD gene encoding UDP-N-acetylmuramoyl-L-alanine--D-glutamate ligase codes for MPKAHVIGLGKSGIAAARLLKQEGWEVEIGDRNTSENFLKQQQELAAEQITVKLGYSLQLHDSDLPQLIVVSPGVPWDIGVLNKARELGIETIGEMELAWRHLQSVPWVAITGTNGKTTTTSLIAAIFQQAGFHAPACGNIGYAACEVALSLDKGQGEENTSSFASSVSSPSSGHTQIDWVIAEMSSYQIESSSSVAPHIGVWTTFTPDHLSRHKTIENYYNIKAHLLRQSQLQVFNGDDPYLRKVGVRDWSDAYWTSVKGKDGLIGDKGYYIEDGWVVETRGGASLQDECIVEVSALRMVGEHNLQNLLVSVAAARLAGIDQDAISRAISEFPGVSHRLEHICTWEGIDFINDSKATNYDAAEVGLVSVKSPVILIAGGEAKAGDDNGWMTKIKDKAASVLLIGSAAPAFAKRLQEVGYHSYEIVETMEKAVPRSAELAKQYQAPVVLLSPACASFDQYANFEQRGDHFRQLCLDLV; via the coding sequence ATGCCCAAAGCCCACGTCATTGGATTAGGAAAGTCCGGTATTGCTGCGGCGAGATTGTTGAAACAGGAAGGTTGGGAGGTGGAGATCGGCGATCGCAACACCTCCGAAAACTTCCTGAAGCAACAACAAGAACTTGCCGCAGAACAAATAACCGTTAAATTGGGGTATTCCCTGCAACTCCATGATTCAGATTTACCCCAACTGATAGTTGTTAGTCCCGGCGTACCTTGGGATATAGGTGTATTAAATAAGGCACGAGAATTGGGCATTGAAACCATTGGGGAAATGGAACTCGCTTGGCGACATTTGCAATCAGTACCCTGGGTAGCCATTACTGGCACAAATGGTAAAACCACTACCACATCCTTAATTGCCGCGATTTTTCAACAAGCAGGATTTCACGCTCCCGCCTGCGGTAACATTGGCTACGCTGCTTGCGAAGTTGCGCTTTCTTTGGATAAGGGACAAGGGGAGGAAAATACGTCCTCATTCGCTTCATCTGTCTCATCTCCCTCATCTGGCCATACCCAAATAGACTGGGTCATTGCAGAAATGAGCAGCTATCAAATAGAATCATCTTCCTCTGTTGCGCCTCACATCGGCGTGTGGACAACTTTCACACCAGATCACCTCAGTCGCCATAAAACTATAGAGAACTACTACAACATTAAAGCGCACCTGCTGCGTCAGTCTCAGTTGCAAGTTTTCAACGGTGACGACCCATATTTAAGGAAAGTGGGTGTAAGAGATTGGTCTGATGCCTATTGGACAAGCGTTAAAGGTAAAGATGGTTTGATAGGTGATAAAGGCTATTACATTGAAGATGGTTGGGTTGTAGAGACGAGAGGTGGCGCGTCTCTACAAGATGAATGCATTGTAGAAGTTTCTGCTTTGCGGATGGTAGGAGAACACAACCTGCAAAATCTGCTGGTATCTGTTGCAGCCGCACGTTTAGCGGGAATTGATCAAGATGCAATTTCCCGCGCCATCAGTGAATTCCCTGGTGTTTCCCATCGTTTAGAACACATTTGTACCTGGGAAGGCATTGATTTTATCAACGACAGCAAAGCGACGAACTACGATGCAGCTGAAGTTGGGTTAGTATCCGTTAAAAGTCCAGTCATTTTAATTGCTGGTGGCGAAGCCAAAGCCGGTGATGATAATGGCTGGATGACAAAAATTAAAGACAAAGCCGCTTCTGTATTACTGATTGGTAGTGCTGCACCTGCATTTGCTAAACGCCTGCAAGAAGTAGGCTATCACAGTTACGAAATTGTAGAAACAATGGAGAAGGCTGTTCCCAGGTCAGCGGAATTGGCAAAACAGTATCAAGCGCCTGTGGTGCTCCTCTCTCCTGCTTGTGCCAGTTTCGACCAATACGCCAATTTTGAACAACGGGGCGACCATTTTCGGCAGTTGTGTTTGGATCTTGTATAG